CAATCAGACGAACCCACCCCTGTTGCAGTGTATATTCACGGCGGCGGTTTCAGAAATGGCAGCAAGGATGGGATTCGTAATGAGACATTGAAAGCTTTATTAGATGCGGGCATTTCTGTCGCGGCTTTTAACTATCGTTATGTCCAGCAGGCTCCTTTGCCTGCTGCGCACTACGATTGCCGACGAGCGCTTCAGCTTCTGCGTTCCAAAGCCACCGAATGGAACATCGATAAAAATCGGATCGGTGCATTTGGCGGATCGGCCGGAGCACAAATTTGCATGTATCTTGCTTTTCACGAAGACATGGCCCGTCCAGACAGCGGTGATCCAATCGAACGCGAATCTACCAGACTTCAGGCCGTGGCTACATCTGGCGGTCAGACCACGATGGACGTTGCCTGGTGGAAGAAGAATATTCCCGGGTACGACGAATCCCATCGAGATTTTTATCAGAAACTGCGCGTAAAACCCAATAGCAGAGAGCTTTAGCGTTGGGTCGCATGGCGAAGCGCATAGAATCCCTGCTTTCGCAGGGACATGC
This genomic window from Gemmatimonadota bacterium contains:
- a CDS encoding alpha/beta hydrolase, with amino-acid sequence MRHHSFKNYKYGLHERNVFDFYPAQSDEPTPVAVYIHGGGFRNGSKDGIRNETLKALLDAGISVAAFNYRYVQQAPLPAAHYDCRRALQLLRSKATEWNIDKNRIGAFGGSAGAQICMYLAFHEDMARPDSGDPIERESTRLQAVATSGGQTTMDVAWWKKNIPGYDESHRDFYQKLRVKPNSREL